One region of Peribacillus simplex genomic DNA includes:
- the ymfI gene encoding elongation factor P 5-aminopentanone reductase yields the protein MGKRFALITGASGGIGKEIAIKLAEENYSLYLHYNSNEEAILELIEELKPYQVELIPVQADLATPYGYKKLAENIFALHAIVLNSGNSYYGLISDMDEKIVNEMVQLHVTSPFQLTKELLPKLMYQEQAAIVAVTSIWGQTGASCEVLYSMVKGSQNAFIKALSKEVSLNGIRVNAVAPGAISTSMLESFSAEDLEIIKGDIPMGRMGNSKEVAEAVYYLLSDKSSYITGQILGVNGGWYT from the coding sequence GTGGGGAAACGTTTTGCCCTTATTACTGGAGCCAGCGGAGGAATCGGCAAGGAAATCGCTATAAAGCTTGCCGAGGAGAATTATTCACTTTATCTACATTATAACAGCAATGAAGAAGCGATCCTTGAACTAATCGAAGAACTGAAGCCATATCAAGTCGAACTTATTCCTGTTCAAGCGGATTTGGCTACACCGTACGGCTATAAGAAATTGGCGGAAAATATTTTCGCCCTTCATGCAATCGTCCTTAATAGTGGGAATAGCTATTATGGGCTCATATCGGACATGGATGAGAAAATCGTAAATGAAATGGTCCAGCTGCATGTAACGAGCCCTTTCCAATTAACAAAGGAACTGCTTCCGAAGCTGATGTACCAAGAACAGGCGGCTATTGTTGCGGTCACATCGATTTGGGGGCAGACGGGTGCATCCTGTGAAGTATTATATTCCATGGTCAAAGGCAGTCAAAATGCTTTTATCAAGGCGCTCAGCAAAGAAGTATCCCTTAATGGAATCCGGGTGAATGCCGTTGCCCCAGGAGCGATTTCCACTTCCATGCTCGAATCTTTCAGTGCAGAAGATTTGGAAATCATCAAAGGTGATATCCCAATGGGCAGGATGGGTAATTCAAAAGAAGTCGCCGAGGCCGTATACTATTTGCTTTCTGACAAGTCATCTTATATCACCGGACAAATTTTAGGAGTAAATGGTGGATGGTACACATGA
- a CDS encoding DUF3388 domain-containing protein has protein sequence MENKEWYFEYEIQVNRPGLLGDISSLLGMLSINIITINGVDEGRRGLLLMAKDSRNIERFESILHTMDTIKVIKLREPKLRDRLAVRHGRYIQRDADEKNTFRFVRDELGLLVDFLAELFKQEGHKLIGIRGMPRVGKTESIVASSVCANKRWLFVSSTLLKQTIRSQLIDDEYNNDNLFILDGIVSTRRANERHWQLIREIMRLDAVKVIEHPDVFVQNTEYTLEDFDYIIELRNNPDEEITYEVVDQKDQFSGSNFGSFDF, from the coding sequence GTGGAGAATAAAGAATGGTATTTTGAATATGAAATTCAAGTCAACCGTCCAGGTTTATTAGGGGATATTTCATCCCTGCTGGGTATGCTGTCCATCAATATCATCACTATTAACGGGGTCGATGAAGGCAGGCGTGGTTTACTTTTGATGGCGAAAGATAGCCGTAACATAGAAAGATTCGAATCAATCCTCCATACGATGGATACGATAAAGGTCATTAAGCTTAGGGAACCTAAATTGCGTGACCGTCTCGCTGTCAGGCATGGAAGGTATATTCAGCGCGATGCTGATGAGAAAAACACCTTTAGGTTTGTACGTGATGAACTAGGCTTACTTGTCGATTTCTTGGCCGAGCTATTTAAACAGGAAGGTCATAAATTAATCGGGATACGAGGTATGCCACGTGTCGGAAAAACTGAATCTATCGTAGCCTCGAGTGTTTGTGCTAATAAGAGATGGTTGTTTGTGTCATCGACCCTTTTAAAGCAAACTATTCGCAGTCAGCTTATTGATGATGAATATAATAATGATAATTTGTTCATTTTAGATGGAATTGTTTCCACACGCCGTGCAAATGAGCGTCATTGGCAGTTGATTCGCGAAATCATGAGGCTTGATGCGGTTAAAGTCATCGAACATCCGGATGTTTTTGTCCAAAATACGGAGTATACTCTCGAAGACTTTGATTATATTATTGAATTGCGAAACAATCCAGATGAAGAAATAACATATGAAGTTGTCGACCAAAAAGACCAGTTTTCAGGGTCCAATTTTGGCTCCTTTGACTTTTAA
- the yfmF gene encoding EF-P 5-aminopentanol modification-associated protein YfmF, with product MSIASDTITEKSGYRLHVVRTDKYKTNTLVLKMKAPLTKEDVTYRALLPYVLQSNTNKYPTTPELRSYLDDLYGAGFYVDVVKKGEYQIISFTIDIVNEKFLSDSTPLLEKAFGLLSEVIFNPKKNGEAFDPKTVSIEIRSLKQRIQSISDDKMRYSATRLVEEMCKNEPYALEASGNLQDLETITPESLFAYYKKMLTEDEIDLYVIGDIDESEVGGLADKYVSLKERVPVSLTRITGNEVEKEKEIIENSDVKQGKLNIGYRTHVAYGDPDYYALQLFNGIFGGFSHSKLFINVREKASLAYYAASRLESHKGLLMVMAGIENANYKQALEIIHAQMKEMKQGNFSEEELAQTKAVVKNQLLETIDVSRGLVEILYHNVVSGQDISLDEWFAKTERTTKEEIIAVGQKIQLDTIYFLTEEEVQG from the coding sequence ATGTCTATTGCTTCCGATACAATTACGGAAAAAAGCGGCTACAGGCTTCATGTGGTCCGTACGGATAAATATAAAACGAATACTCTGGTGCTGAAGATGAAAGCCCCGCTTACAAAAGAGGACGTTACATATCGTGCATTGCTGCCATATGTGTTACAAAGCAATACAAATAAATATCCTACAACACCCGAGCTTCGTTCGTATCTTGATGATTTATACGGGGCAGGGTTTTATGTCGATGTAGTTAAAAAAGGTGAATATCAAATCATAAGTTTTACGATCGATATCGTCAATGAAAAATTCCTTAGTGATTCAACGCCGCTTCTCGAAAAGGCTTTTGGATTATTATCAGAGGTGATCTTTAATCCGAAGAAGAATGGCGAAGCCTTTGACCCTAAAACGGTTTCCATTGAAATCCGTTCTTTAAAACAGCGGATTCAATCCATTTCCGATGATAAAATGCGTTATTCAGCAACACGGCTTGTAGAGGAAATGTGCAAAAACGAACCATATGCTTTAGAAGCGAGCGGTAATCTGCAAGACTTGGAAACGATAACGCCTGAGTCACTTTTCGCTTATTATAAAAAAATGCTGACTGAGGATGAAATTGATTTATATGTGATAGGTGACATTGATGAATCAGAAGTGGGGGGTCTAGCTGACAAGTATGTGTCACTAAAAGAACGAGTGCCGGTGAGTCTGACAAGGATTACGGGTAACGAAGTGGAAAAGGAAAAAGAAATCATTGAGAATTCGGATGTGAAACAAGGGAAATTGAATATCGGCTATCGAACCCATGTTGCATACGGTGATCCGGATTATTATGCTCTTCAGCTATTCAATGGGATTTTTGGCGGCTTTTCACATTCGAAGCTTTTCATTAATGTCAGGGAGAAAGCAAGCCTTGCTTATTATGCAGCTTCAAGGCTCGAAAGTCATAAAGGTCTATTAATGGTCATGGCCGGCATTGAAAATGCCAACTACAAGCAGGCATTGGAAATCATTCATGCACAAATGAAGGAAATGAAGCAAGGGAACTTTTCCGAAGAAGAACTGGCACAGACGAAGGCGGTCGTTAAGAACCAACTCCTTGAAACCATTGACGTTTCGAGAGGACTTGTGGAAATTTTATATCATAATGTGGTTTCCGGGCAGGATATATCACTCGACGAGTGGTTTGCCAAAACAGAGCGGACGACAAAGGAAGAAATCATTGCAGTGGGTCAAAAGATTCAGCTTGATACGATTTATTTTCTAACAGAAGAGGAGGTGCAAGGGTAA
- a CDS encoding ABC transporter permease — translation MDFYQVLQIIIPSMIAYAAPLIFTALGGVFSERSGVINIGLEGLMVIGAFTGIVFNLMYADVFGVWTPWLSVVVAMLASLLFSALHAVASITFRADQTVSGVAINLLAVGLTLFLVKKIYDKGQTDIITETFPRIDIPLLSDIPFIGPIFFSNGYYIAYLAIIVAIIVWYIIFKTPFGLRLRAVGEHPMASDTMGVNVTKIRYQAVLLSGAFAGIGGAIHATLFANDFSHTTINGQGFMAIAAMIFGKWNPLGAMGAALFFGLAQSLSIVGSSLPFIKDIPSVFLLIMPYVLTIIALTGFIGRADAPKASGQPYIKGKR, via the coding sequence GTGGACTTTTATCAAGTGTTACAAATCATCATTCCGTCCATGATTGCTTATGCTGCCCCGCTGATTTTCACTGCGCTTGGTGGCGTGTTTTCTGAACGATCTGGTGTTATCAATATAGGGTTAGAAGGGTTAATGGTAATTGGGGCTTTCACAGGAATCGTTTTTAACTTAATGTATGCAGATGTATTTGGAGTTTGGACACCATGGCTATCCGTTGTTGTCGCCATGCTTGCTTCCCTGCTATTTTCAGCTCTTCATGCAGTGGCATCGATAACATTCCGAGCGGACCAAACGGTAAGTGGGGTTGCTATTAACTTACTGGCGGTTGGACTCACATTATTTCTAGTAAAGAAGATTTATGATAAAGGGCAGACGGATATAATTACGGAGACTTTCCCGAGGATAGATATTCCCTTGTTAAGTGATATTCCTTTTATTGGTCCAATCTTCTTCTCAAATGGTTACTATATTGCATATCTTGCCATTATCGTAGCAATTATCGTTTGGTATATCATTTTTAAAACTCCCTTCGGACTTCGTCTCCGGGCTGTAGGGGAACATCCGATGGCTTCGGATACAATGGGCGTAAATGTAACGAAGATCCGTTATCAGGCTGTCCTTCTTTCAGGAGCTTTTGCTGGTATCGGAGGAGCAATTCACGCGACTTTATTTGCGAATGATTTCAGTCATACGACAATAAATGGGCAAGGTTTCATGGCCATTGCCGCAATGATCTTTGGTAAATGGAATCCACTAGGAGCCATGGGAGCTGCGTTATTCTTTGGCTTGGCACAAAGTTTAAGCATTGTCGGATCAAGTCTTCCATTCATAAAAGACATACCATCCGTTTTCTTATTAATTATGCCATATGTTCTGACGATCATTGCACTAACAGGTTTCATTGGACGTGCAGATGCTCCGAAAGCATCCGGACAGCCATACATCAAAGGGAAAAGATAA
- a CDS encoding DUF6509 family protein: MLKITEYTIEKLNDPFGILSGERYELFLDIEVPEEDELFSENGLYIRVLFVVEEQLGKLIKYDIFEKGNEAALEFDLEEDEEAMISDFCLKHLDEAMKN, encoded by the coding sequence ATGTTAAAGATTACAGAATACACGATTGAAAAATTGAATGATCCATTCGGAATTTTATCCGGGGAGCGTTACGAGTTGTTCTTGGATATTGAAGTGCCGGAAGAGGATGAGCTCTTTTCGGAAAATGGTTTATATATCCGGGTACTTTTTGTAGTGGAAGAACAATTAGGCAAGCTGATTAAATATGATATTTTTGAAAAAGGGAACGAAGCCGCACTCGAATTCGATTTAGAGGAAGATGAAGAAGCGATGATTTCCGACTTCTGTCTTAAACATTTAGATGAGGCGATGAAGAATTAA
- a CDS encoding ABC transporter permease, which produces MSKYFYKLTSPLFAVILGLLAGAIIMLVSGYNPVEGYGAMLAGILGDSYYAGETLRTNIPYILAGLAVAFAFRTGLFNIGVEGQLIVGWLAAVWVGVAFDLPKIIHLPLAVLAGAAAGSLWAFIPGYLKAKFRVHEVIVSIMLNYTALYVTNYLIQNVISDNQDKTERIAETASLRSPYFESLTDFSRLHWGIFIAIICVFIMWFILEKTKTGFELKAVGFNQQASEYSGMSVNKNIILSMVISGAFAGLAGAMEGLGTFGYAAIKGGFTGIGFDGIAVALLGGNSAIGVVLAAFLFGGLKAGAINMPLETGIPSEIVDIVIALIIFFVASSYFIRWIVQRFKKGAK; this is translated from the coding sequence ATGTCTAAATATTTTTATAAATTAACGAGTCCATTATTTGCTGTCATACTCGGATTGCTCGCCGGTGCCATTATCATGTTGGTCAGTGGGTATAATCCGGTTGAAGGTTATGGAGCAATGTTAGCGGGAATCCTAGGTGATTCCTACTATGCTGGAGAAACCTTAAGGACGAACATTCCTTATATTCTTGCTGGTTTAGCCGTTGCCTTCGCCTTTAGGACAGGACTGTTCAATATTGGAGTAGAGGGTCAATTAATTGTAGGCTGGCTTGCAGCGGTTTGGGTCGGTGTAGCTTTTGATCTTCCTAAGATCATTCACTTACCATTAGCAGTACTTGCTGGTGCTGCAGCTGGGTCTCTATGGGCTTTTATTCCTGGGTATTTGAAAGCTAAATTCCGTGTGCACGAAGTAATTGTATCCATCATGCTTAATTACACTGCTTTATATGTAACGAATTATTTAATTCAAAATGTTATTTCTGATAACCAGGACAAAACTGAACGGATTGCGGAAACAGCATCTCTTCGTTCTCCATATTTTGAGAGTTTAACAGACTTCTCCCGTCTTCACTGGGGAATCTTTATAGCAATCATTTGTGTATTCATCATGTGGTTCATCCTGGAAAAAACAAAAACCGGTTTCGAATTAAAAGCTGTTGGGTTTAATCAGCAGGCTTCGGAATATTCGGGTATGAGCGTAAACAAAAATATTATTCTATCTATGGTCATTTCTGGTGCGTTTGCAGGACTTGCTGGAGCTATGGAAGGCTTAGGCACTTTCGGCTATGCAGCGATTAAAGGTGGATTCACGGGAATCGGCTTTGACGGGATTGCGGTGGCCTTACTAGGAGGCAACTCAGCGATTGGGGTCGTGTTAGCTGCTTTCTTGTTCGGTGGTCTTAAAGCAGGGGCAATCAATATGCCATTGGAGACCGGGATTCCAAGTGAAATTGTTGATATTGTCATAGCATTAATCATATTCTTTGTTGCATCAAGTTATTTTATTCGTTGGATTGTGCAACGCTTTAAGAAGGGGGCGAAATAA
- the yfmH gene encoding EF-P 5-aminopentanol modification-associated protein YfmH → MEKIAFNQLKEELFHEKMDNGLEVYILPKSGFNKSFATFTTNYGSIDNHFKPLNQTEFSKVPDGIAHFLEHKLFEKEDGDVFQQFSKQGASANAFTSFTRTAYLFSSTSDFDRNLTTLIDFVQEPYFSEKTVEKEKGIIGQEINMYDDNSDWRLYFGTIANMYHHHPVKIDIAGTVESIADISKDMLYECYNTFYHPSNMLLFIVGPVDVESTMKLIRNNQNNKDYYQQPEVERKFDQEPETVAKDKEILKMNVHTPKVMLGIKAINVHQTGLKLLKRELAANIYLEMLFGKSSPLHEELYEKGLIDQSFSYDYTQEQGFGFALIGGDSAKPDELTESLFSILQKSKAGTGLNEESLQRTIKKKIGSFLRSLNSPEYIANQFTRYAFNDMNLFDVVSVLEKLTIEDIREIAKDLISDERMTVCQVHPK, encoded by the coding sequence ATGGAGAAAATAGCATTCAATCAATTGAAAGAAGAACTTTTCCATGAAAAAATGGATAATGGCCTCGAAGTATATATTCTTCCGAAAAGTGGGTTCAATAAATCATTTGCAACGTTTACGACGAATTATGGTTCAATCGACAACCATTTCAAACCATTGAATCAAACGGAATTCTCAAAAGTACCTGATGGAATTGCACATTTTCTTGAACATAAGCTTTTTGAAAAGGAAGATGGTGATGTTTTTCAGCAATTCTCAAAACAGGGAGCTTCTGCAAATGCTTTTACTTCTTTCACCCGTACAGCTTATTTGTTTTCAAGCACGTCCGATTTCGATAGGAATCTAACGACCTTAATCGACTTTGTCCAGGAGCCTTACTTTTCAGAAAAGACGGTAGAGAAGGAAAAAGGAATCATTGGGCAGGAGATCAATATGTATGATGATAATTCAGACTGGAGGCTGTATTTCGGGACGATAGCCAACATGTATCATCATCATCCAGTAAAAATTGATATTGCTGGTACTGTGGAATCCATTGCTGATATTTCGAAAGATATGCTTTACGAATGTTATAATACGTTTTATCATCCAAGCAACATGCTCCTATTCATTGTAGGACCGGTAGATGTCGAAAGTACGATGAAGCTGATTCGGAATAATCAAAATAATAAAGACTATTACCAACAGCCTGAGGTGGAACGTAAATTTGATCAAGAGCCGGAAACCGTTGCCAAGGATAAAGAAATCTTAAAAATGAATGTTCATACACCAAAAGTGATGCTGGGCATCAAGGCCATCAATGTTCACCAAACCGGTTTAAAGCTTTTGAAAAGGGAATTGGCGGCTAATATTTATTTGGAAATGCTGTTTGGAAAAAGTTCACCATTGCATGAGGAGCTATACGAGAAAGGGTTGATCGATCAAAGCTTCTCTTATGATTATACTCAGGAGCAAGGTTTTGGGTTTGCGTTAATTGGCGGGGACAGTGCAAAACCTGATGAATTGACGGAGTCTTTATTTAGTATCCTGCAAAAATCTAAAGCCGGAACCGGCTTGAATGAAGAAAGCCTGCAAAGGACGATCAAGAAAAAAATCGGTTCTTTCCTTCGTTCTCTGAATTCGCCGGAATATATAGCGAATCAATTCACCAGGTATGCATTCAATGATATGAACTTGTTCGATGTGGTATCGGTTTTGGAAAAACTAACGATTGAAGATATAAGGGAGATCGCCAAGGACTTGATATCCGATGAACGGATGACTGTCTGCCAGGTACATCCTAAATAA
- a CDS encoding ABC transporter ATP-binding protein, with protein sequence MEHVIEMLNIRKEFPGIIANDNITLQVKKGEIHALLGENGAGKSTLMNVLFGLYQPEQGEIRVNEQIVQITSPNVANDLGIGMVHQHFMLVDPFTVTENIILGKEPSKYGKVNVKGASEEVRELSERYHLSVDPDAKIADISVGMQQRVEILKTLYRGAEILIFDEPTAVLTPQEIKELITIMKALIKEGKSIILITHKLKEIMEVCDRVTVIRKGKGIGTVNVKDTNPDELASLMVGRDVVFKTDKSLAIPQEVVLEVKNLEVKDSRGVSAVHNLDLSVRAGEIIGIAGVDGNGQSELIEALTGLKKVASGTITLNGKQIQNMKPRKITESGVGHIPEDRHKHGLVLDFSIGENIVLQTYYQEPFSSGGILHSKRIFEKARTIIKEYDVRTPNEYTPARALSGGNQQKAIIGREVDRNPDLLIAAQPTRGLDVGAIEFIHRRLIEQRDAGKAVLLISFELDEIMNVSDRIAVIYEGEIVAIVDPKETTEQELGLLMAGSKRSEAGERENV encoded by the coding sequence GTGGAACATGTAATTGAGATGCTTAATATACGCAAAGAATTTCCTGGTATTATTGCAAATGATAATATAACCCTTCAAGTGAAAAAAGGGGAAATTCACGCATTGCTAGGTGAAAATGGAGCTGGTAAATCCACGCTCATGAATGTGCTTTTTGGATTATATCAACCGGAACAGGGCGAAATCCGAGTAAATGAGCAGATTGTTCAGATTACAAGTCCGAATGTTGCCAATGACCTCGGAATTGGGATGGTGCATCAGCATTTTATGTTGGTTGATCCATTTACAGTTACCGAAAATATCATTCTAGGAAAAGAACCATCAAAATATGGAAAAGTTAATGTAAAGGGAGCGAGTGAAGAGGTAAGGGAACTTTCTGAACGATATCATTTAAGCGTAGATCCAGATGCGAAAATTGCGGATATATCGGTGGGGATGCAACAAAGAGTAGAGATTTTGAAAACCTTGTACCGTGGTGCTGAAATTCTGATTTTTGATGAACCTACTGCGGTTTTGACACCCCAGGAAATAAAAGAGTTAATAACGATTATGAAAGCTCTTATTAAAGAAGGAAAGTCGATTATCCTTATTACACATAAGTTAAAAGAAATTATGGAAGTTTGCGACCGAGTCACGGTTATTAGAAAAGGCAAAGGTATAGGTACAGTGAACGTAAAGGATACAAATCCTGATGAACTAGCCAGTTTAATGGTTGGACGGGATGTGGTTTTTAAAACAGATAAATCGCTAGCAATTCCGCAAGAAGTCGTTTTAGAAGTGAAGAATCTGGAAGTGAAGGATTCCCGTGGTGTATCAGCTGTTCATAACCTTGACCTATCAGTTCGTGCCGGTGAAATTATCGGTATTGCCGGAGTGGATGGAAATGGACAGTCTGAACTTATCGAGGCACTTACAGGATTGAAGAAAGTGGCTTCAGGTACAATAACATTAAACGGAAAACAAATACAAAATATGAAACCGCGTAAAATCACCGAATCTGGAGTAGGACATATACCTGAAGACCGTCATAAACATGGTCTTGTCCTGGATTTCAGCATTGGGGAAAATATCGTGCTACAAACATATTATCAAGAGCCTTTTTCATCAGGAGGCATTTTACATTCGAAGAGAATATTCGAAAAAGCTCGTACTATCATAAAAGAATATGATGTCAGGACCCCTAATGAATATACACCGGCACGGGCACTATCAGGCGGTAATCAGCAAAAGGCAATTATCGGTCGTGAAGTCGACCGGAATCCTGATTTACTAATTGCAGCACAGCCCACACGTGGATTGGATGTTGGTGCAATCGAGTTCATCCACCGTCGATTGATTGAACAGCGTGATGCGGGGAAAGCTGTACTTCTCATATCTTTTGAATTAGATGAAATAATGAATGTCAGTGATCGAATCGCTGTTATTTATGAAGGGGAAATCGTTGCAATAGTTGATCCTAAAGAAACAACAGAACAGGAATTGGGATTATTAATGGCTGGAAGTAAGCGTTCGGAAGCAGGTGAAAGAGAGAATGTCTAA
- a CDS encoding DUF3243 domain-containing protein: protein MSVLDNWDQWKNFLGDRLNQGEQQGLSDGAVTDLAFEIGDYLAKQVEPQNEQQRVLADLWSVASDQEKHAMASVMVKLVENNGTR, encoded by the coding sequence ATGTCTGTACTAGACAATTGGGATCAATGGAAAAATTTCTTAGGCGACAGATTAAATCAAGGTGAACAACAAGGTTTGTCAGATGGTGCTGTTACCGACTTGGCTTTCGAAATCGGTGATTACCTTGCGAAGCAAGTTGAGCCCCAGAATGAACAACAGAGAGTACTTGCTGATCTTTGGTCAGTCGCAAGCGATCAAGAAAAACATGCCATGGCAAGCGTTATGGTTAAGTTAGTCGAGAACAATGGAACAAGGTAA
- a CDS encoding BMP family lipoprotein, producing the protein MKKRKLGLVLSLVLAAGTLLGACGNSENDDKKSSNGKDKKDNFTVSMVTDIGGIDDKSFNQSAWEGLQAFGKDNGLEKGKDGYNYLQSKSDSEYTTNLNTLVKEDYNLIYAIGYALAESVDEVATQRPKSHFAIVDSVVKQDNVASIVFKEQQGSFLVGVIAGLQTKSDKVGFIGGVDSKLIKKFEVGFKAGVLSVNPNAKITAQYAGSFGDAAKGQQMANNMYSSGIDIIYQAAGGTGNGVFTSAKELKKKDPKKDIWVIGVDRDQKEEGALKVKGKDYNVTLTSMVKRVDVAVQDLAKKTKEGNFPGGETIEYGLEENGIMISKSQENVTKESLKAVEEYVKKIKSGEQKTPGTEKELKELGFK; encoded by the coding sequence TTGAAAAAGCGCAAATTAGGCCTAGTTCTTTCACTTGTTCTTGCAGCTGGAACGCTACTAGGAGCATGTGGTAATTCAGAGAATGATGATAAAAAATCTTCAAATGGAAAAGACAAAAAAGATAACTTCACAGTATCGATGGTAACCGATATTGGTGGTATCGATGACAAATCCTTCAACCAATCTGCTTGGGAAGGCCTTCAGGCGTTTGGAAAAGACAATGGATTGGAAAAAGGAAAAGACGGCTATAATTACCTTCAGTCAAAATCAGATTCCGAGTATACGACGAACCTAAATACTCTTGTTAAAGAAGATTACAATCTTATCTACGCTATTGGCTATGCATTAGCCGAATCTGTTGATGAAGTAGCAACACAGCGTCCTAAATCTCATTTTGCGATCGTTGATAGTGTTGTTAAACAAGATAACGTAGCAAGCATCGTTTTCAAAGAACAGCAAGGTTCATTCCTAGTAGGTGTTATTGCTGGCTTGCAGACAAAATCGGATAAAGTGGGCTTCATCGGTGGCGTGGATTCTAAACTAATTAAGAAATTTGAAGTAGGCTTTAAAGCTGGTGTTCTATCTGTTAATCCTAATGCGAAAATTACAGCACAATATGCAGGATCGTTTGGTGATGCGGCAAAAGGACAACAAATGGCAAACAACATGTATTCTTCAGGAATTGATATCATTTACCAAGCAGCTGGCGGAACTGGAAACGGTGTCTTCACATCTGCTAAGGAATTGAAGAAAAAAGATCCTAAAAAAGACATTTGGGTTATCGGGGTAGACCGTGACCAAAAAGAAGAAGGCGCATTGAAAGTCAAAGGCAAGGACTACAATGTCACTTTGACTTCCATGGTAAAACGTGTGGATGTAGCAGTACAAGATTTAGCGAAAAAGACAAAAGAGGGTAACTTCCCTGGTGGAGAAACCATTGAATATGGTCTTGAAGAAAACGGAATCATGATTTCTAAATCTCAAGAAAATGTAACCAAGGAATCATTAAAAGCGGTTGAAGAATATGTTAAAAAAATTAAATCTGGTGAACAAAAAACTCCTGGAACAGAAAAAGAGTTGAAGGAATTAGGATTTAAATAA
- a CDS encoding GntR family transcriptional regulator encodes MSIKSDSRHLYLQVIDYLKQDIEAGVYQENEKFPSEFDLAKKLGVSRATLREALRILEEENVIIRRHGVGTFVNPKPRFTSGIEQLKSVTNMIEEAGMKPGTIFLSSTTQEATEEDIQRFSCSPDERIVIIERVRTANGEPVVYCVDKIPESILSENFDRNDESLFDILERDANRKITHAVAEIEPIGYHEKVSPILKCSPEAALLVLKQMHLDDWDQPILYSVNYFKANMFSFHVLRKRV; translated from the coding sequence ATGTCAATAAAATCAGATAGTCGACATTTATATTTGCAGGTCATTGATTACCTGAAGCAGGATATTGAAGCAGGAGTCTATCAGGAAAATGAAAAATTCCCTTCAGAATTCGATCTTGCAAAAAAATTGGGAGTGAGTAGGGCGACACTTCGAGAAGCGCTGCGAATTTTAGAAGAAGAAAACGTCATCATTCGCCGCCATGGAGTTGGGACCTTTGTCAATCCAAAACCTCGCTTCACTTCAGGTATCGAGCAATTAAAAAGTGTCACGAACATGATTGAAGAGGCAGGAATGAAGCCGGGTACGATTTTCTTAAGCTCGACGACCCAAGAAGCTACAGAAGAGGATATACAAAGGTTTTCTTGTTCACCAGATGAACGCATCGTCATCATTGAACGTGTAAGGACAGCGAATGGCGAACCAGTTGTCTACTGTGTTGACAAAATTCCTGAATCAATACTATCAGAAAATTTTGACCGTAATGATGAGTCTCTTTTTGATATTTTGGAAAGAGATGCGAATCGAAAAATTACGCATGCCGTAGCAGAGATTGAGCCTATTGGATATCATGAGAAAGTTTCTCCTATCCTTAAATGTTCGCCAGAAGCCGCACTCCTCGTTCTAAAGCAGATGCATCTGGATGATTGGGACCAGCCTATCCTGTATTCTGTTAACTACTTTAAAGCCAATATGTTCAGTTTTCATGTCCTTCGTAAACGTGTGTAG